The following are encoded together in the Azospirillum lipoferum 4B genome:
- the flhB gene encoding flagellar biosynthesis protein FlhB, which yields MSEDADESSKTEDPTSKKLDEARKQGQFAMTREAANWLMVAAMLVVLVAILPGTMKGMVFRLNYYFENLDQITFDRAGVGALLFRVMADAMWALWLPILLFVVAGVMATIGQIGFNVSWQMIEPKFSKLNPLPGLMNLFKANQGVELLKSIAKLAVVGGVAYMALKPMFGAVETYIGIDMIAMLLQIDSLAHRLLIWVLVVLTFIVAGDFLWQKTQFDKKMKMTKQEVKDEHKQQEGDPVVKGRIRQLRFERARKRMMAAVPNADVVVTNPTHFAVALKYDPSQMGAPLVLAKGVDQVAFKIREIAESNNVPVIENPPLARALYAACDIDEEVPSEHYRAVAEVITYVFKLKGRSLRN from the coding sequence ATGTCGGAAGATGCGGACGAGTCCTCCAAAACAGAGGACCCGACATCCAAGAAACTCGACGAGGCCCGCAAACAGGGCCAGTTCGCGATGACCCGCGAGGCCGCGAACTGGTTGATGGTCGCGGCGATGCTGGTCGTTCTGGTCGCCATCCTGCCCGGCACGATGAAGGGGATGGTCTTCCGCCTGAACTACTACTTCGAGAATCTGGATCAGATCACTTTCGACCGCGCCGGGGTAGGCGCGTTGCTGTTCCGCGTGATGGCGGATGCCATGTGGGCGCTGTGGCTGCCGATCCTGCTGTTCGTCGTGGCCGGCGTGATGGCGACGATCGGGCAGATCGGCTTCAATGTCTCCTGGCAGATGATCGAACCGAAATTCTCCAAGCTGAATCCGCTGCCCGGCCTGATGAACCTGTTCAAGGCCAACCAGGGGGTGGAACTGCTGAAGAGCATCGCCAAGCTGGCGGTGGTCGGCGGCGTCGCCTACATGGCGCTGAAGCCGATGTTTGGGGCTGTCGAAACCTATATCGGCATCGACATGATCGCGATGCTGCTGCAGATCGACAGCTTGGCGCACCGCCTGCTGATCTGGGTCCTCGTGGTCCTGACCTTCATCGTCGCCGGGGACTTCCTGTGGCAGAAGACCCAGTTCGACAAGAAGATGAAGATGACGAAGCAGGAGGTGAAGGACGAGCACAAGCAGCAGGAAGGCGATCCCGTGGTCAAGGGCCGCATCCGCCAGCTTCGCTTCGAACGCGCGCGCAAGCGCATGATGGCCGCCGTGCCCAATGCCGACGTGGTGGTCACCAACCCGACCCACTTCGCGGTGGCGCTTAAATACGATCCCAGCCAGATGGGCGCACCGCTGGTGCTGGCGAAGGGTGTGGATCAGGTCGCCTTCAAGATTCGCGAGATCGCCGAATCGAACAATGTCCCGGTCATAGAAAACCCGCCTCTCGCCCGTGCGCTCTATGCCGCATGCGATATCGACGAGGAAGTCCCATCCGAGCACTATCGGGCGGTCGCCGAAGTCATTACCTATGTCTTCAAGCTGAAAGGGCGGTCGCTGCGCAACTGA
- a CDS encoding potassium transporter Kup: MTDTAFKAAPPDTGKLATLTLGALGVVYGDIGTSPLYTLRECFGGEHGLALTPDNILGIMSLVFWALVMVVTVKYVGFVMRADNKGEGGILSLLALASKTRPDASGRLTLLTALGLFGAALFYGDGMITPAMSVLSAVEGLEVAEPALESVVVPLTMAILIALFAIQSHGTSRVGALFGPIMLAWFSTLGILGLVEVVQQPGVLVAFNPLYAISFFANHGVAGFLVLGAVVLAVTGGEALYADMGHFGRRPIQVAWLTVVLPALLLNYLGQCALLLSDPSAVRSPFYLLAPEWGLYPLIGLSTAATVIASQAVISGVFSLTRQAVQLGLCPRLDIRHTSNEEEGQIYIPRANWGLLAAVLGLVVLFQSSSRLAAAYGIAVTGDMIITTTLFLVVARRRWNWSLPLCLAVGAVFLTIEISFFAANAVKIPHGGWVPLVIAVLTLGLMATWRRGRAVLTMRLAEESLPLDAFIKRQAKSSDILRVKGTAVFMTSSSNTVPIALLHNLKHNQVLHERVVFVTVVVEDVPRVPAKDRVVVEGLAEGFYRITVRYGFSQEPNIPKALRLCKAFGLEFDVMATSFFLGRETLIPQMNSQMALWREKLFVVMSRTSVSATDFFKLPPNRVVELGTQVQL; encoded by the coding sequence ATGACAGACACCGCTTTTAAGGCCGCGCCGCCAGACACCGGCAAGCTCGCGACGCTGACCCTGGGCGCGCTCGGGGTCGTTTACGGCGACATCGGCACCAGCCCGCTCTACACGCTTCGCGAATGCTTCGGCGGCGAGCATGGGCTGGCACTGACCCCCGACAACATCCTCGGCATCATGTCGCTGGTGTTCTGGGCCTTGGTGATGGTCGTCACCGTGAAGTATGTGGGCTTCGTCATGCGGGCCGACAACAAGGGCGAGGGCGGCATCCTGTCCCTGCTGGCGCTGGCGTCGAAAACGCGGCCGGATGCGTCGGGCCGGCTGACCCTGCTGACCGCGCTGGGGCTGTTCGGCGCCGCGCTGTTCTATGGCGACGGCATGATCACCCCGGCGATGTCCGTACTGTCTGCGGTCGAGGGGCTGGAGGTGGCGGAGCCGGCGCTGGAGTCGGTCGTGGTGCCTCTGACGATGGCCATCCTGATCGCCCTGTTCGCCATCCAGAGCCACGGCACCTCGCGCGTCGGCGCGCTGTTCGGCCCGATCATGCTGGCGTGGTTCTCCACGCTCGGCATCCTGGGGCTGGTCGAGGTGGTCCAGCAGCCGGGCGTCCTGGTCGCCTTCAACCCGCTCTACGCCATTTCCTTCTTCGCCAACCACGGGGTGGCCGGCTTCCTGGTGCTGGGTGCCGTCGTGCTGGCGGTGACCGGCGGCGAGGCGCTCTATGCCGACATGGGCCATTTCGGCCGCCGCCCGATCCAGGTGGCGTGGCTGACCGTGGTGCTGCCGGCGCTGCTGCTCAACTATCTGGGCCAATGCGCGCTTCTGCTGAGCGATCCGTCGGCGGTGCGCAGCCCCTTCTATCTGCTGGCGCCGGAATGGGGGCTCTATCCCCTGATCGGCTTGTCGACGGCCGCCACCGTCATCGCCAGCCAGGCGGTGATCTCCGGCGTCTTCTCGCTGACCCGGCAGGCGGTGCAGCTGGGCCTCTGCCCTCGCCTGGACATCCGCCACACCTCCAACGAGGAGGAGGGGCAGATCTACATCCCCCGCGCCAACTGGGGCCTGCTGGCCGCGGTGCTGGGGCTGGTGGTGCTGTTCCAGTCCTCCAGCCGTCTCGCGGCCGCCTACGGCATCGCGGTGACCGGCGACATGATCATCACCACCACCCTGTTCCTGGTGGTGGCGCGCCGCCGCTGGAACTGGAGCCTGCCGCTCTGCCTTGCCGTCGGGGCGGTGTTCCTGACCATCGAGATCTCCTTCTTCGCCGCCAACGCGGTGAAGATTCCCCATGGCGGCTGGGTGCCCCTGGTGATCGCCGTCCTCACGCTCGGCCTGATGGCCACCTGGCGCCGCGGCCGGGCCGTTCTGACCATGCGGCTGGCCGAGGAATCGCTGCCGCTCGACGCCTTCATCAAGCGGCAGGCGAAGTCCTCCGACATCCTTCGGGTGAAGGGCACGGCGGTCTTCATGACCTCCAGTTCCAACACCGTGCCCATCGCGCTGCTGCACAACCTGAAGCACAATCAGGTCCTGCACGAGCGCGTCGTCTTCGTCACCGTGGTGGTGGAGGACGTGCCGCGCGTTCCCGCCAAGGACCGCGTGGTGGTGGAGGGGCTGGCCGAGGGCTTCTACCGCATCACCGTGCGCTACGGCTTCTCGCAGGAGCCGAACATCCCGAAGGCGCTGCGGCTGTGCAAGGCGTTCGGGCTGGAGTTCGACGTGATGGCGACCTCCTTCTTCCTCGGTCGCGAGACGCTGATTCCGCAGATGAACTCGCAGATGGCGCTGTGGCGGGAGAAGCTGTTCGTCGTGATGTCCCGCACATCGGTCAGCGCCACCGACTTCTTCAAGCTGCCGCCCAACCGCGTGGTGGAGTTGGGAACGCAGGTGCAGCTGTAG
- a CDS encoding flagellar biosynthetic protein FliQ, with protein MSETEVIELCRTSIVTLVIVCGPILVIMMLLGTVISIFQAVTQISEQTLAMVPKVMLVFGLSILLMPFMLGKLTEFFEHEVADRIVAIGVGAHDNGGAPFTPGTGITPAPAPTAAAAGG; from the coding sequence ATGAGCGAGACCGAAGTCATCGAGCTGTGCCGCACCTCGATCGTCACACTGGTGATCGTGTGCGGGCCGATTCTCGTCATCATGATGCTTTTGGGCACCGTGATCTCGATCTTCCAGGCCGTCACCCAGATCAGCGAGCAGACCCTCGCCATGGTGCCGAAGGTGATGCTGGTCTTCGGGCTGAGCATCCTGCTGATGCCTTTCATGCTGGGCAAGCTGACCGAGTTCTTCGAGCATGAGGTCGCCGACCGGATCGTTGCCATCGGCGTCGGCGCCCACGACAATGGCGGCGCACCCTTCACGCCGGGCACCGGCATAACGCCGGCCCCGGCGCCGACCGCGGCCGCGGCGGGCGGATGA
- a CDS encoding EscU/YscU/HrcU family type III secretion system export apparatus switch protein, with the protein MPARRPVAVALKYELGTQTLPRIVATGKGTVAEQILEVAFANGVKVREDADLVEILSAIEVDSDIPVEAIAAVAEILAYVYRANGTLPPEPQPEEPAEPMAAAQMAATQREDKP; encoded by the coding sequence ATGCCTGCGCGGCGTCCGGTCGCCGTCGCGCTGAAATACGAGCTGGGAACACAGACTCTGCCGCGGATCGTCGCCACCGGCAAGGGAACGGTGGCGGAGCAGATCCTGGAGGTCGCCTTCGCCAACGGCGTCAAGGTGCGCGAGGATGCCGATCTGGTGGAGATCCTGTCGGCGATCGAGGTCGACAGCGATATTCCGGTGGAGGCCATCGCCGCCGTGGCGGAAATCCTTGCCTACGTCTACCGGGCGAACGGCACCCTGCCGCCGGAACCGCAACCGGAAGAGCCCGCCGAGCCCATGGCCGCCGCACAAATGGCCGCCACACAAAGGGAGGACAAGCCGTGA
- the fliE gene encoding flagellar hook-basal body complex protein FliE: MINPLNAAAAYATTAAKTTGPGLAARDGASFGDVLEQAAKESIGTLKKSEDMSALASVGKADLNEVVQAVTNAEVTLQTVTAVRDKVLNAYQEILRMPM, encoded by the coding sequence ATGATCAATCCGCTGAACGCCGCCGCGGCCTACGCCACCACCGCCGCGAAGACGACCGGACCCGGTCTGGCCGCGCGCGACGGCGCCTCCTTCGGCGACGTGCTGGAACAGGCGGCCAAGGAGAGCATCGGCACCCTGAAAAAGAGCGAGGACATGTCGGCACTCGCCTCCGTCGGCAAGGCCGACCTGAACGAGGTGGTCCAGGCAGTGACCAACGCCGAGGTGACGCTGCAGACCGTCACCGCCGTTCGCGACAAGGTTCTGAACGCCTATCAGGAAATCCTGCGCATGCCGATGTGA
- a CDS encoding fasciclin domain-containing protein, which translates to MKKVATVAIATLLFAGCANAAMEKMVGGAPMYPSKTIVENASQSKDHTTLVAAVKAAGLVDTLSGKGPFTVFAPTNAAFAALPAGTVDTLLKPENKGQLTKVLTYHVVPGKIDAKDLVADIKKGNGKAMLKTVEGMPLTFTQSGDAVMVADASGNMARVTIADVQQSNGVVHVIDKVLLPK; encoded by the coding sequence ATGAAGAAGGTTGCCACCGTGGCGATCGCCACCCTTCTTTTTGCCGGTTGCGCCAATGCCGCCATGGAGAAGATGGTCGGCGGCGCGCCGATGTACCCCAGCAAGACCATCGTTGAAAACGCGTCCCAGTCGAAGGACCACACCACGCTCGTCGCCGCCGTGAAGGCCGCCGGGCTGGTCGACACGCTGAGCGGCAAGGGTCCCTTCACCGTCTTCGCCCCCACCAACGCGGCCTTCGCCGCCCTGCCCGCCGGCACCGTCGACACGCTGCTGAAGCCGGAAAACAAGGGCCAGCTGACCAAGGTGCTGACCTATCACGTCGTGCCGGGCAAGATCGACGCGAAGGATCTCGTGGCCGACATCAAGAAGGGCAACGGCAAGGCGATGCTGAAGACGGTGGAAGGCATGCCGCTGACCTTCACCCAGTCCGGCGACGCCGTGATGGTCGCCGACGCATCGGGCAACATGGCCCGCGTCACCATCGCCGACGTCCAGCAGTCGAACGGCGTGGTCCACGTCATCGACAAGGTTCTGCTGCCGAAGTAA
- the fliP gene encoding flagellar type III secretion system pore protein FliP (The bacterial flagellar biogenesis protein FliP forms a type III secretion system (T3SS)-type pore required for flagellar assembly.): MRALLLRRLAGCWAGCWKPLSAGLLLALAVGVVAGLSAGPALAQSLTFDLGDAGGTATGRIVQMVALITVLSLAPSILIMMTAFTRIVIVLSFLRNALGVQQVPPTTVMMSLALFLTFFVMAPVFERSYTQGIQPLINQEIDEMEAFRRTVAPLREFMLNHTSEKDLRLFMDMARIQSVPEPSDMPLHVLVPAFMISEIKRGFEIGFLLFLPFLIIDMVVSSILMSMGMMMLPPTMVAIPFKIIFFVLVDGWYLIAGSLARSFGTL; this comes from the coding sequence ATGAGGGCGCTCCTCCTCCGCCGTCTGGCGGGCTGCTGGGCGGGCTGCTGGAAACCGCTGTCCGCCGGGCTGCTTCTGGCGCTCGCCGTCGGGGTCGTCGCCGGCCTCAGCGCCGGCCCGGCCCTGGCGCAGAGCCTGACCTTCGATCTGGGCGACGCCGGCGGCACCGCCACCGGCCGCATCGTCCAGATGGTGGCGCTGATCACGGTGCTGTCGCTGGCGCCGTCGATCCTGATCATGATGACGGCCTTCACCCGCATCGTCATCGTGCTGTCCTTCCTGCGCAACGCGCTGGGCGTGCAGCAGGTGCCGCCGACCACGGTGATGATGTCGCTTGCCCTGTTCCTGACCTTCTTCGTCATGGCCCCGGTGTTCGAGCGCAGCTACACCCAGGGCATCCAGCCGCTGATCAACCAGGAAATCGACGAGATGGAGGCGTTCCGCCGCACGGTGGCGCCGCTGCGCGAGTTCATGCTGAACCACACCAGCGAGAAGGATCTGCGGCTGTTCATGGACATGGCCCGCATCCAATCGGTGCCGGAGCCGTCCGACATGCCGCTGCACGTCCTGGTCCCCGCCTTCATGATCTCGGAGATCAAGCGCGGGTTCGAAATCGGCTTCCTGCTGTTCCTGCCCTTCCTGATCATCGACATGGTGGTGTCGTCGATCCTGATGTCGATGGGCATGATGATGCTGCCGCCGACCATGGTCGCCATCCCGTTCAAGATCATCTTCTTCGTGCTGGTCGACGGGTGGTACCTGATCGCCGGATCGCTGGCGCGCAGTTTCGGCACGCTTTGA
- the fliR gene encoding flagellar biosynthetic protein FliR, with protein MNVLQQLLGEQIFVWMLVFLRVGTAFSVMPTIGDAFITPRTRLLFALAVSVLVAPVIRPQLPPMPGGPFQLLVLAAGEMTIGIFLGTIARLLMGTLEVAGTIISLQSGLANAQIFNPALATAGSLPGALMGWLGLLLLFVTDLHHLLIMAVVDSYATFTPGAAIPVDDMANVIGQLVSKTFLMGVQMSAPFLITGILFALALGLLNKLAPQVQVFQIFTSVQVLMGLFLFALTLGAMMLFWLSRFESSFIELLKPL; from the coding sequence ATGAACGTCCTCCAGCAGCTTCTGGGCGAGCAGATCTTCGTCTGGATGTTGGTTTTCCTGCGGGTCGGCACCGCCTTCAGCGTGATGCCGACAATCGGCGACGCCTTCATCACCCCCCGCACGCGCCTGCTGTTCGCGCTGGCGGTCAGCGTGCTGGTGGCGCCGGTGATCCGGCCGCAACTGCCGCCGATGCCCGGCGGTCCCTTCCAGCTTCTGGTGCTGGCGGCCGGCGAGATGACGATCGGCATCTTCCTCGGCACCATCGCGCGGCTGCTGATGGGCACGCTGGAGGTCGCCGGAACCATCATCAGCCTGCAGAGCGGCCTTGCCAACGCCCAGATCTTCAACCCCGCGCTGGCCACTGCGGGCTCGCTGCCGGGCGCGCTGATGGGCTGGCTGGGGTTGCTCCTGCTGTTCGTGACCGACCTGCATCATCTGCTGATCATGGCGGTGGTCGACAGCTATGCCACCTTCACGCCGGGGGCGGCGATTCCGGTGGACGACATGGCGAACGTGATCGGGCAGCTGGTGTCGAAGACCTTCCTGATGGGAGTGCAGATGTCGGCCCCCTTCCTGATCACCGGCATCCTGTTCGCGCTGGCGCTCGGCCTGCTGAACAAGCTGGCGCCGCAGGTGCAGGTGTTCCAGATTTTCACCTCCGTCCAGGTGCTGATGGGGCTGTTCCTGTTCGCGCTGACCCTGGGCGCCATGATGCTGTTCTGGCTGTCGCGGTTCGAATCGAGCTTCATCGAACTGCTGAAGCCGCTGTAA
- the flgB gene encoding flagellar basal body rod protein FlgB, with the protein MDLGNLGIFKLMSRKMDWLTQRQEVLSQNIANANTPDYKSRDLKSFSFRDALSDNRRLTPVATDPSHLAGTRGPGGLAKEQKVRDPYETAPDGNNVVLEEQMMRMGQNAMDYQTITNLYKKQVTMIKSAIRSGG; encoded by the coding sequence ATGGACCTCGGAAATCTCGGCATCTTCAAGCTGATGTCGCGCAAGATGGACTGGCTGACCCAGCGTCAGGAAGTCCTCTCGCAGAACATCGCCAACGCCAACACGCCGGATTACAAGAGCCGCGACCTGAAGTCCTTCAGCTTTCGCGACGCACTGAGCGACAACCGGCGCCTGACCCCGGTGGCGACCGATCCGTCCCATCTGGCCGGCACCCGCGGCCCCGGCGGCCTCGCCAAGGAACAGAAGGTGCGCGATCCGTACGAAACGGCGCCGGACGGCAACAACGTCGTCCTGGAAGAGCAGATGATGCGGATGGGTCAGAACGCGATGGATTACCAGACCATCACCAACCTGTACAAAAAACAGGTCACGATGATCAAGTCGGCGATCCGCTCCGGCGGTTGA
- a CDS encoding FliO/MopB family protein, which produces MDLDQYIRFLMALFFVVALIMVVAWVMRRVGMAGGTMRGRARQRRLSVVEALPIDAKRRLILVRRDDREHLILLSANGDLLVDSAPAGGFDSALAKSADTAPAISPPAPVAAGSQPQ; this is translated from the coding sequence ATGGATCTCGACCAGTATATCCGTTTCCTGATGGCGCTGTTCTTCGTGGTGGCGCTGATCATGGTCGTCGCCTGGGTGATGCGCCGCGTCGGCATGGCAGGCGGCACCATGCGCGGCCGCGCCCGCCAGCGACGGCTGAGCGTGGTGGAGGCGCTGCCCATCGACGCCAAGCGGCGGCTGATCCTGGTCCGCCGCGACGACCGCGAGCATCTGATCCTGCTGAGCGCCAACGGCGACCTGCTGGTCGACAGCGCGCCGGCCGGCGGCTTCGACAGCGCGCTGGCCAAGTCGGCCGACACGGCCCCCGCCATCTCACCTCCCGCGCCGGTCGCGGCCGGGAGCCAGCCGCAATGA
- the flgC gene encoding flagellar basal body rod protein FlgC, which produces MDLYKSMAVSASGLKAQGTRLKVIAENLANANTTAETPGDLPYRRKTVIFKNELDRAMDVDKVRVAKVGVDKGDFQRRYDPSHPSADADGYVLLPNVNSVVEAMDMREAQRSYEANLSAIDTARQMLTRTIDILRT; this is translated from the coding sequence ATGGATCTCTACAAGTCGATGGCGGTATCCGCCTCGGGCCTGAAGGCTCAGGGCACGCGCCTGAAGGTCATTGCGGAGAATCTGGCCAACGCCAACACCACGGCGGAAACGCCGGGCGATCTGCCCTATCGCCGCAAGACGGTGATCTTCAAGAACGAGCTGGACCGGGCGATGGACGTGGACAAGGTCCGCGTCGCCAAGGTCGGCGTCGACAAGGGCGACTTCCAGCGCCGCTACGACCCGTCCCACCCGTCGGCCGACGCCGACGGTTACGTCCTGCTGCCGAACGTCAATTCGGTGGTCGAGGCGATGGACATGCGCGAGGCTCAACGCAGCTACGAGGCGAACCTGTCGGCCATCGACACGGCACGCCAGATGCTGACACGCACCATCGACATTCTGCGCACCTGA